The window GGGGTGGGCGAAATGCGGCAGCCACACACGCCAACAGACGTATAGTGATAGAAGAAAGGTGGCAGCAAGGGGTAGCAGGGTCAGTTATCTAATATATGTGATAATAACTTCGAGCCCAGAATCGAAGCCGGCCACCTCTTGCAAATCTCGGATCTGCATATATGGATTGTTCGCCAACCTCTTTCCTCGTCTATCACGATCCTCCACATTCCTCGTCCTATCGCACGTTCTCCTCTTTCTTCACGATTGCGTCTTCTCAACTTCCTCCCTCGTCAGGGTATACACGCATTATGAACACGTTGGGGTGATCTTGCGGTGCCTTTGACGCCGTATTGTacgaaaattataaaacaaatgGATAGATTAATTTTTAGGAAAGCGGAGATTTCTATAGATTTGTAATGGAAGATAAATACCAAATTCTGCATGCTGGAACGGACAGATTGAATTTTGAATCTAGgagatttctataattttctaacAAATCATGAATATTAAGTTCAAAGAATTAGTATAggtagattttattttttaatctaaacAACTGTTAGTTTTTCAATCGGGAATGGAtagatactaaaaaataacttGTACGACGAATAACTAAACAAGTTACTTTAAAATATACTCTTACAAGTCTCATTTCGATTAAATTTGGGTTAGAACAATTAACTGACAACGTAAAATAGCATTGTTCAAGTACCAGCCTGTAAATTCATGGCAATTGCGTTACATGGCCTACTTAATCCACGCGTTTCCAATATTTCTGCATCGCGAGCGCAGCTAAGACCTTCGTACAGACCTCTAAACTCCCCTGATTTGTTCGCACACAACGTCGGTTCAGCTTGTAGCTTTATCGAGTTAGCGTGTCGTACAGATACAACAACGTTCCCGAGTTCGTTGGTGTAACCGTTAGGTCCGTGTGTATTCGTACGAAGTTCAATTTCGCGTGTCCCTATGTGGGTTCCGAGTACGAAAAGTTTCAGTCCGTTCGTGTGCGAGCACACGCGAAGAAGGGCGAGGTGGAGGGGAATTTCgagattgaaatttgaaatatggaAATAACAGAAAACGATTCGGGAACTAGGGGATAGGGCTGCCTTCCGCGGCGTGAAAATGACGAGTATCGATATTCGCCTACGCGGGCAAATAGGTCACCACGTCGAGGGTAGTGACCAAGAAAACGATTATCACTCTCCAAAGAGTTCCGTGCACATTTTTCGAAGTACATTGTTTTTCTCGAATATAATTTTACCGGCCATTAAATAGCTAATTTACTTTACATCATTTTTAGATTCGTCCTAGAAACGTTTGTGATTTCTACCGACTCGTGACAGCAATAAAGGAACTTCGAAGGCCAGTAAATCACTTTTTACAGCCGTAATATTATTAACGTTTAAAAGCGCGGTTGAAATCGCGTGGAACAACGAAATCTGCCTTGAAACAGCCCGACAGAGGCCAGTGCTACGGGGGATTAATCCCTGAGCCGAGCGTAGGTAGAGCAAATCTCGTTTCGAAAATTCCACGAAAATATTGCATCCACCCTGTGCTCCTTAAAATATAGtaacaaaaaaaggaagaatgtGAAAAAGAATTGCCTagcaaaaaagaagagaaagaagagaaaccgTAACGTTTCCTAACTGGAAAAAGCGAAGGGCTTAAAAAACGATACGGCAGCTAGGTTTTCGAGCCACAGCGCAGTCCCTTTGACCTTGTAACCATGGAATTGTTTGTCGAGCGTATGATCTGCCTCCCCTGCCATTCGCCACGAGTGCCGTCTTTCCACGTGGTTTCTGCTTTTGGTCTTTCGGTTTACTCCATGCAACAGCTCGAACGGCATGGTCCCGTcgcattatattacgttacgtCACATTATGCACCTAGCCCGCTCGCCGGAACATTACTATGTTCTCTGCTATGCTAGCTGCTTGGTTAATGTTCTGTGGCAGCATTCCAGTCGCGCCGTCTTCTCGAAACAAAGACTTTGTTTGCCGTGCGCTTTGAGGCTGCCTCCTTCGGCTGCACCCCGGCTAGCGGGCCGCTATTCACCATTTACATTCGAACGAGTTAGTAAGCCACGGGGATATAGCCCGAGAAGGAAGCGATGCCACGAAACGGGCCATGGAACGTAAACCTTCCTGTATCCTTCGTAAAGAGATTATCATTTTAGGTATTTGTGTTCCCCTAACTACGTATTTACGACGCGCCTCACGGTCTCCACCAATGTACGACCCGTTTCTAGATTTTCCTGCTTGGCTTTCTATCGACGTTTCTTTCCTAGCATCGACCGTCAGGGATCATTTAATTCACGTCCCGTGGCTTTAAACGGACATTGTATCATGAATGACTATGGTGCATAATGGGACTATTGCATGGTTGACTAAACAAGCTTTGAGTGTGCTCGAGGTTCCCTAAGATTATAAAACAGAAATCAAAGATTCCTTAGAGTTTAACTTACTAAAAGAGCAAAGtgtaaaaatttcaagaaatatgtttttcaaaaaatgacaaatttttaaaacttataAAGAATTACATATCCGTCGTTCTGTTCCCTCGGCTAATACCGGTATTACGGTCGTTCTAAATATTATCGCGCGTCAAGTTCGCGACCTAGAGTAATCTAGATGTTGAACAAGGATCTACATAGATCTACAAGCGGAAGGAGCAGGTTCGAATAGCGGAATACAAATGCCCGATACACTGAGACAGTCCGTGAGGGTCCTCGGAGCGGAGATCTTTATCGAAGATCAAGAGAACGAGGGACTGAAGGATCGCCGCGAATGCTCTGACAAAGGCCGGCGTCGGAGACCGAGGAATTCAGGAAGGCATAACGAGCGTTTTCACGCATCTCCGCGTAGAGGAGTGGCCCCGCCGCTGGAATTATTAATTAAGCACACTAATTAAGCGCGTTCATCGCGCTCGCCCGGAGGGGTCAGCCTGTGCGCGCGAGACCGACCAACAGGGAatcagaaagagaaagagagagagcgagagaacgACGAAGAGCGAGACGGCGCACTACGAAGGCTAACACGCGATTACAAACGCGATCGATAATAAATTACCTTTAAGCTAGAAACGCGCACTGCCACGTTTCTCCCTCCTCCTTCGACATCTATCTCGCTCTATCGTTCGCGTTCATGCTTTCATTCGGCCATTACAAGTCGTTGTTCCCAACCGTTCATTACAGCTCCAAGCTTACGTGTGGGTCATGCGAGAAAGCGTATCTCAACGGCCGAGTAATTATGCTTCCTCGATGGTGCGCGCGGGAAGGTTCAAACGGAGGGGAAAGGAGCAGCCGAGGAGGAAAATCAGTCGCGGCCAAGAGAAGAGAACCGAGCTGCTTGGGGGAGGTCTATACGAATACTTAGAGAGAAAGCAGAGTACGAGGCCGTGTAATAAATGCATGGGATTAACGAGGAATAAATAACGAGAGACTGTTAATAATGTCGTACCCTCGGTAAAGCACCATCCACCTTCCCCTTACCCTCATCCCTTCTTCTTCTCACTCGCCTACTCCACCTTCTTCAACGTGCTGTATGCTGTGGCGCTCGTCCCTTCTCTTTTGCCCCTTTTCCTGGCTATGCTCGTCACGCTACTACTACGCAACTCCCTCGTTAGAAGCGACGTCCGCGACTTATGGAATCGCGAGAGACGCGGGAACCCGCGAGCCAGCAACTTTCGAGAATCATTAAAAACGCATCTTCGATCCGCGCGCCCGCGATCGGTTTCTTAACGAGGCCGTTAGCTACCGTCGTACCGGCTCGATTGCTTCTACCTTCATTGTTCCtacgtattttctttttttgtcttgCTTCTCCTTTCCTCTTTGCTCGGGCCGGTCCTTTTTCTCATGGAGGAACGTGCGTGTAACTCACGCGACACAGGAACACGAAGGAGCACCGACGTTCGGTAATGGGGATCGAAGGGTCGGTGGTGGAACGATTGATATTATTGCGAGAAAAAGCGTAATGAAGAAGCGTAATGAGTGGCCGGCGTGTAAGGCCACTAGAGATTGAACGTTTTCGCGGCGACCTTTTTCCCGGcggttcaattaattttttgctCCCGCTTTTAAACGACTCGAATCGCTTCCTTACGGATGCTGTACGGTCGTCCACGATCGAACACCACTTCCTCCATTCACGCGATATAATCGATAGATCCCTTCGACAAAGCGCGATTCTACTTTATAGCGTAGTTTCAAAAATCTATGTTACCAGATTTACCTATGCAATTTCGTGTTTTACGAATATAAAGAAGTGCAAACTAAATAcagatatatatttcatattgctgaatattataataaacccGTTGCTCCGGATACTTTGTACATGTAGCGTTGCACATTACAATATTTTCATTGTGAACAGTTTTGTGTCGttcaatttcccataaatgcctGAATGTCCATGTtctaattattaacaattttttggCCGTCTACCATAGAATAGCAGCTAATCAACCGAACAATTTACATTCCTACGATCCGGCTAATAATTTAACGATCAACAAACGAATTATTTAAACTTTAATTAGTACTCTGCCGTCCTGCAAACAAGTATTTTACCGACGACCCGCCAAACATCGAGTTTTCAAGCGGAGCCTTCTAAAGGATCCCGGTGCGTACGTGTATACGGATTCCATTCTCTTACACGAACGCAGAAAAGAGTTCCTTCTACGGTGGATTAACCAAGGCGGGGGAGGAAGACGGAAGATGGAAGAAGGCAGAAATGGTGGACGACGCATAGCGTGGAGAAATAGCGGACGGCAGGGAGGAAAAGGGTGGGAGAGGGTGAGACGAGGCGAGGGTAAGGCACTAATGAGCAAATAAGGCGAAAAAAGGTGAAAATTCATTAGCAGTCAGCTAGCAATGGACGAAGGGGGAAGGGTTACCGAGAATCGGCGTAACTCTTTTCTCGGTAAAGGACTCGTGGCTCGACAAAGGgttctaaaaataaatacataattaaacgTCGCGATAATTAACTTCTTTATGCCGGCAGAAATCGAGGCAATGCGTTTGTACGCGTCATTCTTGCATATGCACAGCTctctgtatgtatgtacgtgtgtATCGTTCGAAAGAATGATTTTACCGGCTTGGACGAGTCAGCCGTGCTAACGACAATGTAATGGCCTGATGCTCGTATAACGATCACGATTATAAATACGATACTTAAATACGATTTATAAATACGAATCATAAACGCGATTATCGTGTAATGAACGGTGATAATAAGAACGCGTCAATGACAAGTACATCAGGATTTAACGAGCACGAGAAATACGAGGCAACGAATCTGGCCGCTTAATCCGCGCGCGGAATTTACATTCGCCAATTTTCTATTCGCCTCGGTTTTCCGTTCGTTTTTCCGATGGTTCTTCCGTATCTGACGAAGTTATTAAGCCCCCTTCTTTGACAAAATCACGCGGAAACAAAGTTAATGACGCTCGTACGTCGAGCATGCACCCAAGAGCTTGCACGTTCGAGTGTACGATAAATGTGTGTGTACTGTTTCGGGGCCATCGTGTATGACAAATAATTACCAAGTGCTTAGAGGGCGTATGAAAATTTAATAGCCAATGGAGGTACTTAGGTcaactattatacgttatagtttcTGATgtatattttggaaatttcgctatattaaatattttaaagacatcctatagaaaatattttcaataaaagaatatattttaatttccaaaatattttataaatagtataaatGCAGTACCCATTGGTAGTCTAGCAAATCTAATAAATATTGAGATATCCTGAAAGTTCGtcgcgaaattaaaaaaaaaattattattgttagcgatatacaaatattattttataatacatgCAATATTCTGTTGGATAATTTTTTCTACCTAGCGTTACGACCCATTTTTTCATACTTTTcggtaataatttctttttccagttttattttattcgcataTAATGTTCAACATTGCCTTATTGAAAAGCAAAACATTTCTTGCAAAAATAATCAATCCTaacatataattctttttagtCTCCCGTATTAGTGAAAACTTAACTATGCGCAGTATTGAAATTCATActtaacattttattatttaataaaaattcaatcaaaCTCAAATTCTTCAAATCGAAGATATGCCAGCAATGAAAAACGTTACAAACTTAATCTATTCTAATATCGTATCTACCTGCCCCCGAATATAGTAACCAACTATAACGCTATTTCCGAGGGAAATCTCCAAAAACACGGAGCACGTTCCATTTCCTAGATCTCCGAATTCACACGGACGAGCAACAAAATAATCGTATCCGGAATTTCGTTCGGCCCTTATTAAAACAATCCGGCCGAAGATCCCGGGGTGTGTAAATCGGTGTAGAATACAATTACGCGAGTGACCAGATACTGCCCTACCCCCGCCTGATCATCGAACGCGAGGGAAAATCCGTTCGATTTCGGCTGAAAGCCGCGCTGATCGACTCGGCCGCGGATCAGCCGACTCCACTCTAATTTAGACATTTTCGGCACCAACTcggtatatttgttatattttcacTCGAATCATTATTACGCGACACCGCACGCGCAGCGTGTACCAAAGGGGATTACGGCTTAATCCGGTCCGCTATAAATTGGGCGGAATCGCATCCCTGTTCCGGCTTGTCCCTCTCTATTTCCCTTCGCTGCCTCTCCTCGTTTCTCCTTCGCGTTTACCTTCGCTGTTCAACAGCCACCCTCTGTACGACTGCCTTCTCCTCCCTCGTTTCCTGCCGCGTTTCTCTGTCGAATCGTTCGCTAGagtttctccttttttcgtCACACAAAATCCTGCTCCCATCCGGCCGTTTTTCGAGAAAGGGTTGCGGAGAAAGAACGAGGTCCCGgccaacgacaacgacaacgaccacgaccacgacgtCGAGGATGTTGGACAGAAGACGAGAGGTTGAACCGTAGTAGTCTGGACGAGGAAGCATGACGAGGAACCGgataaggaaaaaaaaagaaaccacGAAGGAAACAGGGAGGTACGGAATCCAAGAATATCGTAAGGTCGAACAAGGCGGCCATAGGAATACGTACGGCGAGCAAAACGAGAGTCGAATCGCGGCAAAGAAATATCGTCGGTCAACGGAGAAAATCCGTATCCTGGCAGTAACGACCGGGATGGACGAACGGGACCGAGAGTCGGCAGCTAGAGAGCCAGAGAGAAAGAAATCATGGGGGACAAAGGGGGAGGGAAGGAAGAGCccgaacgaagagaaagaataaGAGGGAAAGAAAGGCTTGAGCTTGGGTAAAAGAGAGAGGagggggagaaagagagagagagagagagagagaaggaagaaaagaggaaaggaacGAAGGGAAAGGGAAAGGTACCCTTAGCTGGTTTCCCTCAGGAGATTTTATAATGGCGTCCAGTTATTACCGCAGGACCTCGGGCCACGAACGCGATACGATTCTCCGACAAGGGACGAAGGCCGATTTAACAAGTGGTCAAATATACGGGCGCACGAGTGGTCTGAGCATCCTGGCCAGAAAAGCGGACCGACTTCGAAAGACCGATACAACGGTTGCCGATAATGATAACGATGATCGCGAAATGATAAAAAGAGATGGATGTAGGTTtctctcgtcgtcgtcgtcgtcgtttcgaCGGACTAAGCGAAGTTCTAGACGAGCTCTTATCCTTACTTCGAACATGTGATGTATCTTATCtcttttgataaataattttctatagcTCTTTCGAACAACTCGTTTGTCATAGATGATATTTTAAGTGATTAATTTAGTATACGAAGAAAGGTAGATGCAAAGgaaatgtataaatacaaaaatatttgcatgGTAATTCTACTAATGTAACAGAAAGTGAGAGGATACTTAATGTACTCAGGATTAGTATAAATGAGTGCTGGAATTACAAAATCAAGCTAACGCTGATTAACCGCGTGTATTACAaagaaatctaaattatccCATGTTTTCGAAGATTTTATTGCAGATCTATTATATTTCGTGATTTATGGACGAGGGTGTTACTTTTTAATGAGATTTAGCTGCGCGGTTTGTCGTCGTCCAAATATCCCACGTAAAAGCTATGTAACGTAGTTTAATTACAAGACAGAGTGACTACCGCAAAAACGATCTACAAGGATCGAGAGTGGTTTGAAAGTctggaaaattaaaatatataagagGAACGTGGTTTGATGCGTTAAATCGATAGGATATCATCGCGGTACGTCGCAGAGGAAGGATattaattatgaattaattaGACGAGACTGATATCGAGATCATTGAAAGGCACGGCGACTGAAAAACTCTTTATTCATAATTATACTGTTGGCAGTGTTAACGAAACAACAAACATATCGTATTACCAATTATGCTCCCGCATCGTGGTCCAGGATTTGTCGGGATAGAAGGGCGGGGAGGGGGGCGgtgtaaaaaaaagaacaagctttgatttcgttcgaacgaaaccCGACAGTTTAATTGAACGTTTCCTTCTGACGCGTTTGTAATTACGAATTTGAGTGAATTATTCCATGCCGTGAACACGCGTTTCGTtatgctttctttttttcccccctCGGTTTTTCGGTTCTGCagtgtaattaaaatatcaacgaTACGTGTAACAGGGGATacatatgtacaaaaatatttcgttaaacgTTTCCGATGTACGTGAGCAATATACAGACTGTATTTACCGGGGTTACATacgaaatgtaattaaaaatcgtAATCAGTATCACAAACCTTATCAACTGGTCTCTCAAACCCGATGGTGAAAGTTTTAATAAAGCTGCGGAGACTCGAGTTCCATTTCACCGACAAATAATTCTGAAACAATACATTttactaatttaataaaatataatatatgcaaatttatataaaccGTTAAGAAACCAAACCATTTTCCGAGAAATGTTCAATTTGTATCTAAATTAATACTGTCTAATTATTAGATTAtctcataaataatatatttaataattaatcaacagcgtattttctttcatttctacgATTGTTTGCCGATTTCTATTAAGCTCTTCCTCTAATAAACTTATATGCatactattaaatttaaatttaatactaaatttaatattaaattcacaTTCTTTCAAAAATGAGTAACCTCGATTGAATTGATCAATTTGTTTTCTGTATATCTCTAGAACtaagatattacgttataatctaaaaagtataaatttattcaatatgACAATCCAaacttaaaatatatacattttacttCCACGAATATTTCTCTAACAAATCTCGCTAAATTAACAACTACGTATGTATATCTATACGTTTCATTGTACAATTTCCAAATGAATAGAACATATTCTCTATAACTACAATGTAACATAAACGTAAATGACAAAAGATTGACGAATGTTCGGAATGCCTTCCGGATGGCCGGCGTGCCAAAATTCCACGAATTTCGCGGGACTAATTTAGATCAGAGGGGACGTGAGTATGTGCACTCCATTCTGCGAATCATCATACTTTTCCCTGATATACGAGATGTCAATTTAATTGCAGAAAATACTTGGGGACGACACGTGAGCCACCCGTCGGCTAGTTTAAATTAGAGGAGCCTCAAAGACGCGCGCGGACTCGCGGAATTCGAACAACGAGACGGAGTGAACGAGTTCGCTTCTAGAGAAAGAAGCAGGTTTCAATTACCAGCCGAACTCTAAGCCCGACTCTGCTTGCCAGAACTTTCAACAACGAAACTCACTCAACACGCTGACTGACTTTGTCAAAACTCGTAAACGATTGCAAGAATAGAGTGAAATGATCAAAGTTCTTTCTTCTACTTATTTTGTTTATCTTGTTACGTTTCTGGTTACGCTGCTGACCGTACGTATGTACATACTAGGACTCGTATTCGTTGTATCTATTGAAAAGTTCTATTAAATGTcattttatttgattaaataaatCGTCAGTTagactttatatattattttttttattttaagtaaaagAAGTGGAAAtcatttaatttgtattctaaTACTTATGAATGATAGtgtacgttgtatattgtactgtacattttgtaatatacaaaatgttTCGAATCTGTCGATGTGTTTTTTAATCCTGTTGCGTTCTATATGTAAGacaattatgtatgtatatgtaagaTAATTAGGTACATAATTAGAATTAACCGTTTGTAagaatttgttttttatataaaatcgaCGATTAAGCGAATGAAGATAGCtctatcgaaatatatttaccATGCTA is drawn from Bombus terrestris chromosome 12, iyBomTerr1.2, whole genome shotgun sequence and contains these coding sequences:
- the LOC125386110 gene encoding uncharacterized protein LOC125386110, with the protein product MLPQNINQAASIAENIVMFRPKAETTWKDGTRGEWQGRQIIRSTNNSMVTRSKGLRCGSKTYTGWMQYFPLASVGLFQGRFRCSTRFQPRF